The Cyanobacteria bacterium GSL.Bin1 genome has a segment encoding these proteins:
- a CDS encoding mechanosensitive ion channel: MNFLETFQQALGIDAELQRQLLAFGIRLGWFILFTLLAVLVGLTLPSFLRSSVHRFAPDSFFESYKRLVGPLRQLVIRSGILAVTAININLFRVYPGLYDFLKLVVYFPLTITVAWLLSRVIRQLTRFYGVKLIQHLNRKADDFLIVGETVANFVIGFFAVIFFAQSQSINLISLLTGVGIGGVAVAFAAKETLSQVVGTIILYLDRPYLPGEYIRANFNPRGADIYGRVESIGIRSTKIRLAAKNTLLIAPNSLMVSMDVENISRGTKVMVLFYLDFARVLDESESALVYKVIEESFHKELSGLDPGGIQIALFELEDQPVTRARINLFIRGSNEKSLAIRKRLVEIANESITKQLQTEGLQFEFAEPTIYVDSPVPL, translated from the coding sequence ATGAATTTTCTAGAAACTTTCCAACAGGCCTTAGGAATTGATGCTGAACTACAAAGACAATTGTTAGCGTTTGGCATTCGCCTAGGATGGTTTATCTTATTTACTCTCCTTGCCGTGTTAGTAGGATTAACCTTACCCTCTTTTTTACGCTCCAGTGTTCATCGCTTTGCTCCCGATAGCTTCTTCGAGTCTTACAAGCGTTTAGTGGGTCCCTTGCGCCAATTAGTAATTCGGTCTGGAATTCTTGCCGTTACTGCCATTAACATTAACCTATTTCGAGTTTACCCCGGTTTATATGACTTCTTAAAGTTGGTGGTTTATTTCCCCCTCACCATAACCGTTGCTTGGTTGTTATCCCGAGTCATCCGACAACTCACTCGATTCTATGGGGTGAAGCTGATTCAGCATTTGAATCGGAAAGCAGATGATTTTTTGATTGTGGGTGAAACCGTTGCCAATTTTGTCATTGGTTTCTTTGCGGTTATCTTCTTTGCCCAAAGTCAAAGTATCAATTTGATCAGCCTTCTGACCGGTGTAGGTATTGGCGGGGTTGCCGTTGCTTTTGCGGCGAAGGAGACTCTATCGCAAGTGGTTGGGACAATTATCCTTTACCTGGATCGCCCTTATCTTCCAGGAGAGTATATCCGGGCTAACTTTAATCCCCGAGGTGCAGACATCTACGGGCGAGTGGAGTCCATTGGCATTCGTTCGACTAAAATCCGACTTGCTGCTAAAAATACTCTTTTAATCGCCCCTAACTCACTCATGGTGAGCATGGATGTGGAAAATATTTCCCGAGGCACCAAAGTGATGGTGCTATTTTACCTCGATTTTGCTCGTGTCTTAGATGAGTCAGAATCTGCTTTGGTCTACAAAGTGATTGAAGAAAGTTTTCATAAAGAGCTTTCTGGACTCGATCCCGGAGGCATTCAAATTGCATTATTTGAACTAGAGGATCAACCCGTTACCCGTGCTCGCATTAACTTATTTATTAGAGGATCCAATGAAAAGTCGCTCGCCATCCGAAAACGTTTAGTAGAAATTGCCAACGAATCGATTACTAAGCAATTGCAAACCGAAGGTTTACAGTTTGAATTTGCCGAACCAACCATCTATGTTGATTCACCGGTTCCTCTGTAA
- a CDS encoding Gfo/Idh/MocA family oxidoreductase has protein sequence MTQLIQIGIIGTGFAAQKRAEAFAQDNRAQVVAVAGYRPESRETFCQTYGVTGYDSPHRLIANPDLDLVVICNINAEHGKLAQAALEAEKHVVLEYPLALNPEQAQYLITLAKQKDKLLHVEHIELLGGLHNAIREWLPKIGNVFYARYSTINPQRPAPQKWTYHKQLFGFPFSGALSRFHRFTDLFGKVNAVNCHSRYWDRENPDQYFACLTHAQLQFANGLLADIIYGKGEVFWQPNRLFELHGDEGTLIFDGNEGKLIRGEEEMPIAVGSRRGLFAKDTGLVLDYLTTGKSLYVAVTSSYYATRVADAARVAAETGKTIFLEN, from the coding sequence ATGACACAATTGATTCAGATTGGTATTATTGGCACTGGTTTTGCTGCGCAAAAACGCGCGGAAGCATTTGCCCAAGACAATCGCGCTCAAGTCGTTGCAGTTGCAGGATATCGCCCAGAAAGCCGAGAAACTTTTTGTCAAACCTATGGCGTTACCGGTTACGATTCCCCGCATCGTCTAATTGCTAACCCCGATCTGGATCTGGTTGTCATCTGTAATATTAATGCAGAACATGGGAAGTTAGCCCAAGCGGCTTTAGAAGCGGAAAAGCACGTTGTTTTAGAATATCCCCTGGCTTTAAATCCGGAACAAGCGCAATATCTAATCACCCTAGCCAAGCAAAAAGACAAACTGCTTCATGTGGAACACATTGAATTACTCGGTGGCTTACACAATGCCATTCGGGAGTGGTTGCCTAAAATTGGCAACGTTTTTTATGCCCGTTATAGTACGATTAATCCCCAACGTCCGGCGCCGCAAAAATGGACGTATCACAAGCAGTTATTTGGCTTTCCCTTTAGTGGGGCACTATCCCGATTTCATCGCTTTACAGACTTATTTGGCAAGGTCAATGCTGTGAATTGTCATAGTCGCTATTGGGACAGAGAAAACCCAGATCAATATTTTGCCTGTTTAACTCATGCGCAACTCCAGTTTGCCAATGGCTTACTTGCAGATATCATCTATGGCAAAGGAGAAGTCTTTTGGCAACCGAACCGTCTTTTTGAATTGCATGGCGATGAAGGCACTTTGATTTTTGATGGCAATGAGGGAAAACTGATTCGAGGTGAGGAAGAAATGCCAATTGCAGTGGGGAGTCGGCGCGGGTTATTTGCCAAAGATACTGGGTTGGTGCTTGATTATTTGACAACTGGGAAATCGCTTTATGTCGCCGTTACATCTAGTTACTATGCAACGAGAGTCGCCGATGCAGCGCGAGTGGCTGCAGAAACCGGTAAAACAATCTTTTTGGAAAATTAA
- a CDS encoding mechanosensitive ion channel, producing the protein MITVFSTTNQNYFFPTFQHFLETDSSSLEAAESMLELFDQVERLTSGQPISIDPIYLIVGFFALLIITTIFVIPRILSFLVSRFLPSELREAYQQIFAPYQRWIALSFFLSIGDIVLLLTPDKPTWLYISEFFLGGAIAINICLLAFTLFDQFFGGYLLDLALRSRNNVNSELLAFIKFVANALIILIVIFIFAESHRLSITGLIASIGVGGLAIAFASQKVLEQVLWTILLYVDRPFVVDDYIHLQDGTFGRVEAIGWRSSKIRLSGKGTLVVIPNSMLTQMSIENLSGAQKIITLLNIFFERSIPEQEKALVRQIILDSTKDIYGIDHRLTEVTFQDVGNTSNGRSGQVKAQVTFFILGSGSMALEIRTQLLDAARRNISKRLKDYGIGFQIDKKPINVDSPMNI; encoded by the coding sequence ATGATTACTGTGTTCAGCACGACCAATCAGAATTATTTCTTTCCAACTTTTCAACATTTTTTAGAGACAGATTCGTCTTCTCTAGAAGCGGCAGAGTCGATGCTGGAGTTATTTGATCAAGTAGAGCGATTGACTTCTGGACAACCGATCTCTATCGACCCCATTTATCTGATTGTAGGATTTTTTGCTCTCCTTATCATCACCACTATTTTTGTTATTCCAAGGATTCTGAGCTTTCTGGTTTCTCGTTTTCTCCCTTCCGAATTACGAGAAGCCTATCAACAAATCTTTGCCCCTTATCAGAGATGGATTGCGTTATCTTTCTTCCTTTCCATTGGGGATATTGTTTTATTATTAACCCCGGATAAACCCACTTGGTTATACATCAGTGAATTTTTTCTCGGTGGCGCGATCGCGATTAATATTTGTCTTTTAGCGTTTACCCTCTTTGATCAATTTTTTGGGGGATATCTCCTCGATTTAGCGCTGAGAAGCCGAAACAATGTCAACAGTGAGCTGTTAGCCTTTATCAAATTTGTGGCTAATGCTCTGATTATTCTGATTGTTATCTTTATCTTTGCCGAGTCTCATCGCCTTAGTATCACGGGCTTAATTGCAAGTATTGGCGTTGGTGGTTTGGCGATCGCGTTTGCGTCTCAGAAAGTTCTCGAACAAGTCTTATGGACGATTCTTCTATATGTTGATCGTCCCTTTGTGGTCGATGATTATATTCATCTCCAAGATGGCACCTTTGGTCGGGTAGAAGCCATCGGCTGGCGTTCCAGTAAAATCCGTCTTTCGGGGAAAGGAACCCTCGTGGTGATTCCCAATAGTATGCTCACCCAGATGTCGATTGAGAATCTCTCGGGAGCGCAGAAAATTATTACCCTGCTCAATATCTTTTTTGAGCGCAGTATTCCGGAACAAGAAAAGGCATTGGTGCGCCAGATTATCCTCGACAGCACCAAAGATATTTATGGGATTGACCATCGCTTAACGGAGGTTACCTTCCAGGATGTTGGTAACACGAGTAATGGTCGATCAGGGCAAGTGAAAGCGCAGGTGACGTTCTTTATTCTTGGCTCAGGTTCAATGGCGCTGGAAATTCGGACCCAACTCTTAGATGCTGCCCGACGGAACATTAGTAAACGTCTCAAAGATTACGGCATTGGTTTCCAAATTGACAAGAAACCGATTAATGTCGATTCTCCAATGAATATCTAG
- a CDS encoding mechanosensitive ion channel, with translation MDILEIFQRVFAIDDNFRAELINFGINLGWFVFFTVVAILVGRLLPSFFQWSIDRFAPKVIADPYDKVVAPLRGLIARTGVLIITAININWFQGYPGLYDFLQLVVYLALTITIAWLLSRLVRQMIRVYGVLLLQRFSKEMDDFLLVGETVANVIIGFFAVIVFANSQNLNLVSVLTGVGIGGIAVAFAAQEVLSQIVGTIVLYLDRPYVPGEYVRANFNPAAEDIYGRVESIGIRSTKIRLAAQNTLLIVPNSLMASMDVENISRGTKVMALLYLDFQKVLNDPERAFVDRVLGNSLSQIFGVEPGSIRIATFEPEDKPGTRARVSFFLLSSSSSSLNLRKRLVEVANQEIGKQLSDNQLEFSMEEPMIYVDSPVTK, from the coding sequence ATGGATATTTTAGAAATTTTTCAAAGAGTATTTGCCATTGATGACAACTTTAGAGCAGAACTGATTAACTTTGGGATTAACCTAGGATGGTTTGTCTTTTTTACCGTAGTTGCTATTTTAGTAGGGCGATTGCTCCCCTCCTTCTTTCAATGGAGTATTGATCGTTTTGCCCCAAAAGTGATTGCTGATCCTTATGACAAAGTGGTTGCTCCCTTGCGAGGTTTAATTGCTCGAACGGGTGTTTTAATTATTACCGCTATCAATATTAACTGGTTTCAAGGTTATCCTGGATTATATGACTTTTTACAACTCGTTGTTTATCTCGCCCTAACAATTACCATAGCTTGGCTGCTATCACGGTTAGTACGACAAATGATTCGGGTTTATGGCGTGTTACTGCTGCAACGTTTCAGCAAAGAGATGGATGATTTTCTCCTGGTGGGAGAAACCGTTGCCAATGTCATCATTGGTTTCTTTGCTGTGATTGTGTTTGCCAATAGTCAAAATTTGAATCTGGTGAGTGTTTTGACCGGGGTTGGTATTGGCGGGATTGCCGTTGCTTTTGCTGCCCAAGAAGTTTTATCGCAGATTGTGGGTACGATTGTCCTCTACTTAGATCGTCCTTATGTCCCAGGGGAATATGTCCGTGCTAATTTCAACCCCGCAGCGGAAGATATTTACGGTCGTGTGGAGTCCATTGGCATTCGTTCCACTAAAATTCGACTGGCTGCTCAAAATACCCTTTTGATTGTTCCGAATTCGCTAATGGCAAGTATGGATGTGGAAAATATTTCTCGGGGTACAAAAGTAATGGCGTTGCTCTACTTAGATTTTCAGAAAGTGCTCAATGACCCCGAGCGAGCATTTGTGGATCGCGTTTTAGGAAATAGCCTCAGTCAAATTTTTGGTGTGGAACCGGGAAGTATTCGCATTGCCACCTTTGAACCGGAAGATAAACCGGGAACTCGGGCTCGGGTGAGCTTTTTCCTCCTTAGTTCCAGTAGTAGCTCCCTCAACCTCCGTAAGCGGTTAGTGGAAGTGGCGAACCAAGAAATTGGTAAGCAATTGTCTGATAACCAACTAGAATTTTCCATGGAAGAACCGATGATTTATGTTGATTCGCCAGTTACTAAGTAG
- a CDS encoding mechanosensitive ion channel, with the protein MNLLAFNPLQILPENWKVSQLLEFDQPTREFLILLGIRLAGLLICIVLAILVSRVTPSILLWFTARSLPPEKFQEYKTFTDPFRDAFVRTLSLILIDISLNFLKSYEPFYGVINFIADFAVMASVAWLVSRVAKQAIRIYGVTLLKRVSQEVNDLILIFENTVNVIIGFLAVLIFAQSKNFNLIALLTGLGIGGIAIAFAAQEALSQILATIVIYLDRPYLPGEYVRINFVVTQEDVYGRIESIGLRSTKLRISATNTLLVVPNSLMVTKDIENISRGTKVMVLFYLDFYNVLDESERALVNKVVQESVNKELFGLDPGSTKIALFEPEDKPGTRARISLFVMGSNEESIMIRKRLVEITNKSISDQLQAQGLKFEFAEPTTYVDSPVTL; encoded by the coding sequence ATGAATCTACTTGCCTTTAATCCCTTACAAATTCTTCCAGAAAATTGGAAGGTTTCCCAGCTTTTGGAGTTTGACCAACCTACGCGAGAATTCCTGATTCTGTTGGGAATTCGTTTGGCAGGATTATTAATCTGCATTGTCCTTGCCATTCTGGTGAGTCGGGTCACCCCTTCGATTCTGCTGTGGTTTACTGCGCGATCGCTGCCCCCAGAAAAATTTCAAGAATACAAAACCTTTACCGATCCCTTCCGTGATGCTTTTGTGAGAACACTGAGCCTAATCCTCATTGATATTAGTCTCAATTTCCTCAAGAGTTATGAGCCGTTTTATGGCGTGATTAACTTTATTGCTGATTTTGCGGTAATGGCCAGTGTCGCCTGGCTGGTGTCAAGAGTGGCCAAACAAGCGATTCGGATTTATGGTGTAACTCTTCTCAAACGAGTGAGTCAAGAAGTGAACGATCTCATTCTGATTTTTGAAAACACAGTGAATGTGATCATTGGCTTTCTTGCGGTGTTGATTTTTGCTCAAAGTAAAAACTTTAACCTGATTGCCTTACTAACCGGTTTAGGGATTGGGGGGATCGCGATCGCGTTTGCAGCCCAAGAAGCCCTCTCCCAAATTCTTGCCACCATTGTTATTTATTTAGACCGTCCTTATCTTCCTGGAGAATACGTTCGCATTAACTTTGTGGTTACCCAAGAAGATGTTTATGGGCGCATCGAGTCCATTGGCTTACGTTCGACTAAACTGCGGATTTCCGCTACCAATACCTTATTAGTGGTTCCCAACTCCTTGATGGTCACTAAAGATATCGAAAATATCTCTCGGGGAACGAAAGTCATGGTTCTCTTTTATCTTGATTTTTATAATGTTCTGGATGAATCCGAGCGCGCGTTAGTGAATAAGGTGGTTCAAGAAAGTGTCAACAAAGAACTCTTCGGACTCGACCCAGGCAGTACCAAAATTGCTCTGTTTGAACCGGAAGACAAACCGGGAACCCGAGCTCGCATTAGCTTGTTTGTCATGGGATCGAACGAAGAATCAATCATGATCCGTAAACGGTTAGTCGAAATTACTAACAAATCAATCAGCGATCAATTACAAGCCCAGGGGTTGAAATTTGAATTTGCCGAACCCACCACTTATGTCGATTCGCCAGTAACCCTCTAA
- a CDS encoding SufE family protein, translating to MSATALPPKLEKIVQRFKRRSDPKQKYQQLLWYAKKLEIMPEEAKNPENKVSGCVSQVYITASLQDGKVHYLGDSDAQLVKGLVAFLIDGLNDLTPEEILQISPDFIEETGLKVSLTPSRANGFYNIFQTMKKKALGFNMAQSEVTSS from the coding sequence ATGTCTGCTACTGCTTTGCCACCCAAGTTAGAAAAAATTGTACAACGTTTCAAACGTCGCAGCGATCCGAAACAAAAATATCAGCAATTGCTGTGGTATGCCAAGAAATTAGAAATCATGCCAGAAGAGGCAAAAAATCCCGAAAATAAAGTATCTGGTTGTGTTTCTCAAGTGTATATTACCGCTAGTCTTCAAGATGGTAAAGTTCACTATTTAGGGGATTCTGATGCCCAGTTAGTGAAAGGGTTAGTTGCCTTTTTAATTGATGGTTTAAATGACTTAACTCCAGAAGAAATTTTACAGATTTCTCCTGATTTTATTGAGGAAACTGGTTTAAAAGTAAGCCTGACTCCCTCCCGCGCCAACGGCTTTTATAATATTTTTCAAACCATGAAGAAGAAAGCATTAGGGTTTAATATGGCTCAGTCAGAAGTAACATCCTCTTAA